A part of Paenibacillus sp. sptzw28 genomic DNA contains:
- a CDS encoding MFS transporter: MNITIKRKTVSFLSRNVIVLSIVSFFTDIATEMLYPIMPLYLSDIGYGVILIGLVEGITQLAAGVIKLLSGIYSDRLQRRKGLVNIGYTISALAKPLMGLFPTYWAIFGFRLLDRFGKGVRNAPRDALLADVSTPVNRGRVFGFHRAADTLGATLGPLITLAIMYYYSENIPLIIGLTVIPGICAIIAGWFIREPKAKSELPTAEKGGMKGLYLRLKTYYRAASSDYKRVLYLISVITLIKSTDIYLLLRARELGLSDLLIISAYVAYNLTGTFIIYYLGSLSDRIGFAKTFAVGALSLGAAYMLLSQNELPLLLVFAAFIIYAVFQSVYEGLTSAWMSLHIKQKDRATGLGVMMTFQAVATLVGTLVMGLAWAGFGAKIVFAITGLLAVGLAAYLFLTRQRDYDSETDFGRKPYVTDIKALTIENDNFRTAIWTGQQLQVTVMSIPVGGEVGLEVHRNIDQFLRIEDGDALVQMGPREDDLSFEQQAQTDSAIMVPAGMFHNVINTGSKPLKIYSIYAPSEHPYGTIHKTSHEADREELAELLEDDD, encoded by the coding sequence ATGAACATAACCATTAAACGAAAAACAGTTTCCTTTTTATCCCGGAATGTCATTGTTCTGTCTATCGTCAGCTTTTTTACCGATATCGCTACCGAGATGCTCTATCCGATTATGCCGCTGTATCTAAGCGATATCGGTTACGGTGTTATACTGATCGGTTTGGTAGAAGGCATTACGCAGCTTGCCGCCGGTGTCATAAAGCTGCTCAGCGGCATCTATTCCGATCGCCTGCAGCGGCGCAAAGGCCTCGTGAACATCGGCTATACGATTTCAGCTCTCGCAAAACCGCTGATGGGGCTGTTCCCGACTTATTGGGCGATTTTCGGCTTTCGTCTGCTTGACCGATTCGGTAAAGGGGTACGTAATGCTCCGCGAGACGCATTGCTGGCCGATGTTTCCACCCCTGTTAACCGCGGCCGGGTATTTGGCTTTCACCGCGCTGCCGATACGCTTGGCGCCACGCTCGGTCCATTGATTACCCTGGCGATTATGTACTATTACAGCGAGAATATTCCGCTTATTATCGGCCTGACCGTTATTCCGGGTATCTGCGCAATTATTGCAGGATGGTTCATTAGAGAGCCAAAGGCAAAGTCGGAGCTGCCCACCGCTGAAAAAGGCGGTATGAAAGGCTTATACCTGCGCCTGAAGACATACTACAGAGCGGCCTCATCCGATTATAAGCGCGTGTTGTATCTCATTTCGGTTATTACGCTGATTAAAAGCACCGATATTTACCTGCTTCTCAGGGCCCGCGAGCTCGGTCTCAGCGATCTTCTGATTATTAGCGCCTATGTGGCCTACAATCTGACAGGCACGTTCATTATCTACTATCTTGGTTCGCTCAGCGACCGGATCGGCTTTGCCAAAACCTTTGCCGTCGGCGCGCTTTCACTCGGTGCCGCGTATATGCTGCTAAGTCAGAACGAGCTGCCGCTCCTGCTCGTCTTTGCCGCCTTCATCATTTATGCCGTTTTCCAGAGTGTATACGAAGGCCTTACAAGCGCCTGGATGTCGCTCCATATCAAGCAGAAAGACCGTGCAACCGGTCTTGGCGTTATGATGACCTTTCAGGCGGTCGCGACACTCGTCGGAACACTCGTAATGGGTCTGGCCTGGGCGGGCTTTGGCGCTAAAATTGTCTTCGCCATTACAGGTTTGCTGGCGGTTGGACTTGCGGCATACCTGTTCTTGACCAGGCAGCGCGATTATGATAGCGAGACTGATTTTGGACGCAAACCTTACGTAACGGATATCAAGGCGCTGACGATTGAAAATGACAATTTCCGCACCGCAATCTGGACCGGTCAGCAGCTGCAGGTCACGGTTATGTCCATCCCGGTCGGCGGCGAGGTTGGCCTGGAAGTGCACAGAAATATCGATCAGTTCCTCCGAATCGAGGACGGCGACGCCCTCGTGCAAATGGGCCCCCGTGAAGATGACCTTTCCTTCGAGCAGCAAGCACAAACGGACAGTGCCATTATGGTTCCAGCCGGCATGTTCCACAACGTCATCAACACGGGAAGCAAGCCGCTTAAAATTTACAGCATTTACGCGCCTTCCGAGCATCCATACGGTACGATCCATAAGACTTCGCATGAGGCGGACCGTGAGGAACTGGCCGAATTGTTGGAAGACGACGATTGA
- a CDS encoding RNA polymerase sigma factor, whose amino-acid sequence MNTLNDVKLEELEYQAGETAEDPAEEMEDGELVKLARTGDSEAFGELIRRHRAKLYGYAQTITQEAVTAEDIVQDALVRAFLHMGTLVDTARFLPWLHRIVRNQAYSQLRRKMNAKEQTFVSLQRFNAGQEVHDDRGWGDMDAILHRLSVRRTPEAGTYGNPEEQLLRKEMTETITGLLRCLNVRERQIFEAHFFGQLPPNEIAGLFRVSQANVYQIISRSRRKVVQERVRVVVDQYVNSRKDLRSMKQVTLQVTNAPCGEESWTSVAGVLHRLLRHTGQKQLSFAMAMGLTGHAFRISIVAKEVHIAGPTAYDFDKVLTEGLRCLGLRAISVSGMKPQHGPNASLADPSLLTAAAMEKRQLHQSLPEALSLIHRSLDRGFPVIAWDLFMPEFSLIYGYDDGKRELQAMEYGHAKTLPYANLGRGFLEDLFVLSVEDDRSDIGVRESLRRALAMILGHYNGDEPAQAGVTRGIAAYDEWCGALRGGEVEPNGNAYNAAVVRDARRYAEQFLMEMTELWKAGTHPGDEQIRAWLGEAAELYGSMGGPFNELCDMFPFPEGGQPGDPAQSARAVHLLQRIQELERLSVALLKRIYGQLGTK is encoded by the coding sequence GTGAACACACTGAACGACGTAAAGTTGGAAGAACTGGAATATCAGGCGGGTGAGACTGCAGAAGATCCGGCTGAGGAGATGGAGGACGGCGAGCTCGTGAAGCTCGCCCGGACAGGTGACAGCGAAGCGTTCGGCGAGCTCATTCGCCGCCATAGGGCCAAGCTTTACGGCTATGCGCAGACGATTACCCAAGAGGCGGTTACGGCCGAGGATATCGTCCAGGATGCGCTTGTTCGCGCTTTTCTTCATATGGGTACGCTCGTGGATACAGCCCGTTTCCTGCCTTGGCTGCACCGGATCGTACGCAATCAGGCGTATTCGCAGCTTAGGCGAAAGATGAATGCCAAGGAGCAGACGTTTGTCTCGCTGCAGCGCTTTAATGCCGGCCAAGAGGTTCACGATGACCGAGGGTGGGGCGATATGGACGCTATTCTGCACCGGTTATCCGTGCGCCGAACCCCTGAGGCGGGGACTTACGGGAATCCGGAAGAGCAGCTGCTGCGCAAGGAAATGACCGAAACGATCACCGGTCTGCTGCGCTGTCTGAATGTGCGCGAGCGGCAAATATTCGAAGCCCATTTCTTTGGCCAACTGCCGCCGAATGAAATCGCCGGGCTGTTCCGGGTATCGCAGGCGAACGTCTATCAGATCATTTCCCGCTCCCGTAGGAAAGTCGTACAGGAACGAGTTCGCGTCGTCGTCGACCAATACGTTAACAGCCGAAAGGATTTGAGGTCGATGAAGCAAGTAACGCTGCAGGTGACCAATGCGCCCTGCGGGGAGGAATCCTGGACGAGCGTGGCAGGCGTGCTGCACCGGCTGCTCCGGCATACCGGGCAGAAGCAGCTGTCTTTCGCCATGGCGATGGGGCTTACAGGCCATGCTTTCCGCATTTCAATTGTCGCCAAAGAGGTGCACATCGCGGGGCCGACCGCTTATGATTTTGACAAGGTGCTGACGGAAGGGCTGCGCTGCCTCGGACTGCGTGCAATCTCCGTTTCGGGCATGAAACCGCAGCACGGGCCTAATGCCAGTCTCGCTGATCCGTCTCTGCTAACCGCCGCCGCGATGGAGAAGCGCCAGCTCCACCAATCGCTGCCGGAGGCGCTCTCCTTGATCCACAGGTCGCTTGACCGCGGCTTTCCAGTTATTGCATGGGACTTGTTTATGCCGGAGTTCTCCCTCATTTACGGGTATGACGACGGCAAGCGCGAGCTGCAGGCAATGGAATACGGCCATGCCAAGACGCTCCCTTACGCGAATCTGGGCAGAGGCTTCCTGGAAGACCTGTTCGTCCTGTCGGTTGAAGACGATCGGTCCGATATCGGAGTGCGCGAGAGCTTGCGCCGCGCGCTGGCTATGATTCTGGGCCATTACAACGGAGATGAACCGGCGCAGGCCGGAGTGACACGGGGAATTGCCGCCTATGATGAGTGGTGCGGTGCTTTGCGCGGCGGGGAGGTTGAGCCGAACGGAAATGCATATAATGCCGCGGTTGTCCGGGATGCCCGTCGTTATGCCGAACAATTTCTTATGGAGATGACCGAATTATGGAAAGCGGGCACGCACCCCGGAGATGAGCAGATCCGGGCGTGGTTAGGGGAAGCCGCGGAACTTTACGGCAGCATGGGCGGTCCTTTTAACGAACTGTGCGATATGTTCCCTTTTCCGGAAGGCGGGCAGCCAGGCGATCCGGCTCAGTCAGCGCGTGCGGTGCACCTTCTTCAGCGCATTCAGGAGCTCGAACGGCTGTCGGTCGCACTGCTTAAGCGGATTTACGGGCAGCTCGGTACAAAATAG
- the pyrH gene encoding UMP kinase has protein sequence MRRYKRVLIKLSGGAVAGRSEVGFDPERLNHIASEMMAVARMGVEVGIVIGGGNIFRGNLAENWGIERAEADNIGTLATVVNSLMLRGVLKSKTDKEVRVMSAIPISAVAEPYIRLRAIHHLEKGYMVIFAGGNGQPYVTTDYPSVQRAIEVNSDALLVAKQGVDGVLSGDPKTCPDAVKYRSLHYDDVLRQNLRVMDPSAFILAKDYHLPIHVFNFDTPGSMKAICEGSDVGTIISANSVMTFDEELKTT, from the coding sequence ATGAGAAGGTATAAGCGAGTACTGATCAAGTTGAGCGGCGGTGCGGTTGCCGGCAGGAGCGAGGTTGGTTTTGATCCGGAGAGGCTGAACCATATCGCCAGCGAAATGATGGCGGTCGCCCGGATGGGTGTCGAGGTTGGGATTGTCATTGGCGGCGGCAATATCTTTCGCGGCAATCTTGCGGAGAACTGGGGAATCGAGCGCGCCGAGGCTGACAATATCGGAACGCTTGCCACTGTCGTGAACAGCCTCATGCTGCGTGGTGTTCTCAAATCGAAGACGGATAAAGAGGTCCGCGTCATGAGCGCGATACCAATCTCTGCGGTGGCGGAGCCTTACATTCGGCTGAGGGCGATACACCATTTGGAGAAAGGTTATATGGTTATCTTCGCCGGAGGTAACGGTCAGCCATATGTGACAACCGACTATCCGTCGGTTCAGCGTGCGATTGAAGTGAACAGCGACGCGCTGCTTGTTGCGAAGCAGGGAGTAGACGGCGTGCTAAGCGGCGACCCGAAGACTTGTCCGGACGCGGTAAAATACCGCTCGCTCCATTATGACGACGTGCTGCGCCAGAACTTGAGAGTAATGGATCCCTCCGCTTTTATTCTGGCAAAAGACTATCATTTGCCGATACATGTCTTCAACTTCGACACGCCGGGTTCGATGAAAGCGATCTGCGAGGGCAGCGACGTCGGAACGATTATCAGCGCTAACTCTGTCATGACCTTCGATGAAGAGCTGAAGACGACGTAA
- a CDS encoding helix-turn-helix domain-containing protein: MTPQPVGVEERGDGLKAKGIAKAGDINVFSAGERSYCSWDSELSFVRLDLSPAYVRQVAQQIEAPGSGSTELRHKLRANDPKLFQLSQWLVDAAGQSGLGGQLYMDSLTNLLTVHLLRQYGPAGQKQAKEPSRMADREVARAVEYMHSHLDRDISLDELSACASVSSSHMTRLFKQATGFTPHQYLICLRVERAKSLIRSRAFTMGEIAASVGFADQSHMNRHFKRITGQTPKAFGRQ, encoded by the coding sequence ATGACGCCACAGCCCGTCGGCGTTGAGGAACGCGGCGACGGGCTTAAAGCCAAAGGAATTGCAAAGGCAGGCGATATTAATGTATTTTCTGCGGGCGAGCGAAGCTACTGCAGCTGGGATAGCGAGCTGTCCTTCGTGAGGCTGGACCTGTCACCGGCTTATGTACGTCAGGTTGCGCAGCAAATTGAAGCGCCGGGCTCCGGCAGCACCGAGCTGCGGCATAAGCTCAGGGCGAATGATCCGAAGCTGTTCCAACTCAGTCAATGGCTTGTTGATGCGGCCGGCCAGAGCGGACTTGGCGGCCAGCTGTACATGGACTCGTTAACCAATCTGCTTACGGTTCATCTACTCCGGCAATACGGACCGGCAGGACAAAAGCAAGCTAAGGAGCCAAGCCGGATGGCTGACCGCGAAGTCGCGCGGGCGGTCGAGTATATGCATTCGCATTTGGACCGCGACATTTCGCTCGATGAGCTGTCCGCTTGCGCCAGCGTCAGCTCGTCGCATATGACCCGTCTTTTCAAGCAAGCAACCGGCTTTACGCCGCATCAATATCTTATCTGCTTGCGCGTGGAACGAGCAAAGTCGCTCATCCGCAGCCGAGCGTTTACGATGGGCGAAATTGCGGCTTCCGTCGGATTTGCGGATCAAAGCCATATGAACCGGCATTTCAAACGCATTACGGGGCAGACGCCTAAGGCTTTTGGTCGGCAGTGA
- a CDS encoding NADH:flavin oxidoreductase/NADH oxidase: protein MSHLNQPFTFKSLSLRNRIVMPPMCQYSVEAKDGKPNAWHDVHYISRAVGGTGLIIMEMTDVEPDGRISNYDLGLWSDEQVPAFARVIDGVHRYGAKIGIQIAHAGRKAENAEVPVGPSALRYSEKYKQPRAMTTDEVRAMVGKFGDAARRAVAAGVDTIELHGAHGYLIHQFHSPSINNRDDEYGRERWRFGVEVVKAVKAQLPSDMPLLMRISAIEYVDDGYDIDYAIEMARHYRDAGVDIFNVSSGGEGPAGKRKPGNYPGYQVPFARQIKDELGVPVIACGSLDDPKLAQSVVANGDADLVAVGRGMLNDPYWAAHAIRATGGDKNGLLPRQYDRIV, encoded by the coding sequence ATGTCTCATTTGAACCAACCTTTTACGTTTAAAAGCCTGTCGCTGCGCAACCGCATCGTAATGCCCCCGATGTGTCAATATTCCGTGGAGGCCAAGGACGGCAAGCCGAATGCATGGCATGACGTGCATTATATATCGCGGGCGGTGGGAGGTACCGGCCTTATCATAATGGAGATGACCGATGTCGAACCGGACGGCCGCATCAGTAATTACGATCTCGGTTTATGGTCGGACGAACAAGTGCCGGCGTTTGCCCGAGTGATTGACGGTGTGCACCGGTACGGAGCGAAGATCGGCATTCAAATCGCCCACGCCGGCCGGAAGGCCGAGAATGCGGAGGTGCCGGTGGGTCCTTCGGCTCTCCGGTACAGCGAGAAGTATAAACAACCGCGCGCTATGACGACCGATGAGGTTCGTGCGATGGTCGGCAAGTTCGGGGACGCCGCGCGAAGAGCGGTGGCTGCCGGAGTGGACACGATCGAGCTGCATGGGGCTCATGGCTACCTGATCCACCAGTTCCACTCGCCGTCGATTAATAACCGGGACGATGAATACGGACGGGAGCGGTGGCGGTTTGGCGTCGAGGTCGTAAAGGCGGTCAAGGCTCAATTACCTTCAGATATGCCGCTGCTAATGAGGATCTCTGCGATCGAGTATGTAGACGACGGTTATGATATTGATTATGCCATCGAGATGGCCCGGCATTACCGTGATGCGGGAGTGGATATATTCAACGTGAGCAGCGGAGGGGAAGGCCCTGCAGGCAAGCGCAAGCCTGGTAACTATCCCGGCTACCAGGTGCCGTTTGCCCGCCAAATCAAGGATGAGCTGGGCGTGCCCGTCATCGCCTGCGGCAGTTTGGATGACCCGAAGCTTGCCCAATCCGTAGTAGCCAATGGGGATGCTGATCTTGTAGCGGTCGGACGGGGTATGCTGAACGATCCGTACTGGGCGGCGCATGCGATCCGCGCTACCGGCGGCGACAAGAACGGGCTGCTGCCGCGGCAGTATGACCGGATTGTCTGA
- a CDS encoding cell wall metabolism sensor histidine kinase WalK, with amino-acid sequence MNLLILFFFGGDQLIVVSPVKSDGNRNGTLLFAISSLQPVIGAASVIRDFSWYAFGIAFVLVPILAFLYAGILTRPLRSLNELAGRLASLDFSTRIRWRRKDEIGKLAQTFDFLADNLQGALAELHEANDKLREDIERGKALERMRRDFVAGVSHELKTPLSLIGGYAEGLQDNIGAGAKRERYAEVILDETRRMSAIVGDMLDLSHLEAGQYRLNSEPFDAAELLRESAEHAEALGAGRNIRVEMSIPEEENGFIEVAADRFRIGQVLTNLVTNAVRHAPEGGTVTLSTIREAGGWRFSVHNEGEPIPQEELPRIWGQFYRVDKARTRESGGTGIGLAIVKPRNERGGVTFAFTLPAGEIVKQDAVA; translated from the coding sequence TTGAATCTCCTCATCCTCTTTTTTTTCGGTGGCGATCAACTTATCGTCGTCTCTCCGGTCAAATCCGACGGGAACCGAAACGGAACCTTATTGTTTGCCATTTCCTCACTGCAGCCGGTCATAGGCGCGGCCAGCGTCATCCGTGATTTTTCTTGGTATGCGTTTGGAATCGCGTTCGTTCTGGTGCCGATTCTCGCATTCCTATATGCAGGTATTCTTACCCGACCTCTCCGATCCTTGAACGAACTCGCCGGAAGGCTGGCATCGCTCGATTTCTCCACCCGCATCCGGTGGCGCCGCAAGGACGAGATCGGCAAGCTGGCGCAGACCTTCGATTTTCTGGCGGATAACCTGCAAGGGGCACTCGCTGAGCTTCATGAAGCGAACGACAAGCTGCGGGAGGATATCGAGAGGGGAAAAGCGCTTGAGCGGATGCGTCGCGATTTTGTGGCCGGGGTGTCGCATGAGCTCAAAACGCCGCTAAGTCTGATCGGAGGGTATGCGGAGGGCTTGCAGGACAACATCGGTGCCGGAGCCAAGCGGGAGAGGTACGCGGAGGTTATCCTGGACGAGACGCGTCGCATGTCCGCCATTGTCGGTGATATGCTCGACCTGTCCCATCTTGAAGCCGGACAATACCGGCTGAACAGCGAGCCCTTCGATGCCGCGGAGCTGCTGAGGGAATCGGCCGAGCACGCGGAAGCGCTTGGAGCGGGAAGAAATATCCGAGTCGAAATGTCTATTCCGGAAGAAGAGAATGGATTCATCGAAGTGGCGGCCGACAGGTTCCGGATCGGCCAAGTACTCACTAATCTGGTGACCAACGCCGTGCGGCATGCCCCGGAAGGGGGAACGGTCACTTTATCGACTATCCGGGAGGCGGGCGGATGGCGCTTCTCTGTCCATAATGAGGGTGAGCCCATTCCGCAGGAGGAGCTCCCGCGCATCTGGGGCCAATTTTACCGTGTAGACAAAGCGCGTACCCGGGAAAGCGGCGGTACCGGTATCGGACTCGCCATTGTGAAGCCCAGGAACGAGAGGGGAGGCGTGACGTTCGCTTTCACGCTTCCCGCAGGGGAAATAGTTAAACAAGATGCTGTAGCGTAA
- a CDS encoding cupin domain-containing protein: MISRNNAEHYIWGNNCDGWRLINEEDRSIIHERMPAATSEVRHLHNKSKQFFFILSGTMAIEVDGIEYILKEHEGIQVLPTVPHQVFNMSDKDIEFLVISQPNTKNDRIIVDNKDF, encoded by the coding sequence ATGATAAGTAGAAATAATGCAGAACATTATATTTGGGGTAATAACTGTGACGGTTGGCGACTGATAAATGAAGAGGACAGAAGTATTATACATGAACGAATGCCGGCAGCTACAAGCGAGGTAAGACATTTACATAATAAATCAAAGCAATTTTTTTTTATTCTTTCAGGAACAATGGCTATTGAAGTGGACGGGATCGAGTATATTCTTAAAGAACATGAAGGAATTCAAGTGTTACCTACAGTACCGCATCAAGTATTTAATATGTCGGATAAAGATATAGAATTTCTAGTAATATCACAACCGAATACAAAGAATGACAGGATAATAGTAGATAATAAGGACTTTTGA
- a CDS encoding GNAT family N-acetyltransferase, with protein MNFELIHASEEYKDIIRNLMQFYIYDFSEFIKCDVEEDGLFGAYPYLEDYWIETNHRFPYVIKKDDKYVGFILVRFIEAEERKYFSIAEFFIMKKYRNEGIGKSAAKQVFNFHKGQWEVYQLESNKPAQIFWNKVINEFTQGQFRDRLQNGKKIQDFASK; from the coding sequence ATGAATTTTGAATTAATTCACGCATCTGAAGAGTATAAAGATATTATAAGGAATCTAATGCAATTTTATATTTATGATTTTTCCGAATTTATAAAATGTGATGTTGAAGAGGATGGATTATTTGGGGCATATCCATATTTGGAAGACTATTGGATAGAAACAAATCATCGATTTCCATATGTCATTAAGAAAGATGATAAATATGTGGGTTTTATATTAGTAAGATTTATTGAAGCAGAAGAGCGAAAATACTTTTCAATTGCGGAGTTTTTTATAATGAAGAAATATAGAAATGAAGGAATTGGTAAATCGGCAGCTAAACAAGTATTTAATTTTCACAAGGGGCAATGGGAAGTCTATCAATTAGAGAGCAACAAACCAGCCCAGATATTTTGGAACAAGGTGATTAATGAATTCACTCAAGGACAATTTAGAGATCGACTCCAAAACGGTAAAAAGATTCAAGATTTTGCTAGTAAATGA
- a CDS encoding YafY family protein: protein MSKSDNLLAVLWLLSSRKRMTAAQLAEELELSVRTVYRYIDALCASGVPVVAEPGHDGGYSLLSHFVEAPLFFDEDERKSIVHAALFAEQAGYPHRDALDRALNKIKLYTNKEQLEALMRHTRGFNVLAPLVSAPAPDEPVLRRLELAVADSLSVTMDYRKSETDETTRRVDPYGLVHWSGKWYLVAYCHLRGEIRSFRIDRISALNENGETFERPHPFSAGDYFIERLRPKAPPEETLTDVRIEGEADAVRHICESAYMRFFLREQSEGKALFQLDAAMVSRYLPNMLLPYGSSIRVVEPQSLREELAATAAELARFYQADLNK from the coding sequence ATGTCGAAATCCGATAATCTTCTCGCCGTCTTATGGCTGCTGTCATCGCGTAAACGGATGACCGCCGCACAGCTGGCCGAGGAGCTCGAATTAAGCGTCCGTACCGTGTACCGGTATATCGACGCCCTATGTGCAAGCGGGGTGCCCGTTGTCGCCGAGCCGGGGCACGACGGAGGGTACAGCTTGCTCAGCCATTTTGTAGAAGCCCCACTCTTCTTCGATGAGGATGAGCGCAAGTCCATAGTCCATGCCGCACTCTTCGCAGAACAGGCCGGTTATCCGCATAGAGATGCGCTTGACCGCGCTTTGAATAAAATCAAATTATATACAAACAAGGAACAGCTTGAAGCGCTAATGCGCCATACGAGAGGATTTAACGTGCTCGCTCCGCTTGTCAGCGCCCCGGCTCCGGATGAACCGGTACTTCGCCGCCTTGAACTGGCTGTAGCCGACAGCCTTTCCGTGACGATGGATTACCGGAAGAGCGAAACCGACGAGACTACGCGCCGCGTCGATCCATACGGGCTCGTCCACTGGAGCGGCAAATGGTACTTGGTTGCTTACTGTCATCTCCGGGGTGAAATCCGCAGCTTCCGGATTGACCGTATCAGTGCCTTGAATGAAAACGGCGAGACATTCGAACGTCCTCATCCTTTCTCGGCCGGCGATTACTTTATTGAAAGGCTCCGGCCTAAGGCCCCGCCCGAAGAAACGTTAACGGACGTGCGCATTGAAGGAGAGGCGGACGCCGTAAGGCATATATGCGAGAGCGCGTATATGCGCTTCTTCCTGCGGGAGCAATCGGAGGGGAAGGCACTATTTCAGCTTGATGCCGCCATGGTGTCGCGTTACCTGCCGAATATGCTGCTCCCGTACGGGTCATCGATTCGCGTCGTTGAACCGCAGTCTCTTCGGGAGGAGCTCGCCGCAACTGCGGCAGAGCTGGCCCGCTTTTATCAAGCTGACCTTAACAAGTGA
- a CDS encoding SDR family NAD(P)-dependent oxidoreductase, translating into MAHSNAVGRVRDKVALVTGAGSGIGRAAALRLAEEGAKVALVDLKADRVSEVKGRIEKAGGEALALEADISKAADIESAVRDAASRWGRLDIVFANAGINGVLTPIETMTPEEWSTTLDINLKGTFLTVKYAIPSLKEKGGSIIITSSINGNRVFSNFGMSAYSTSKAGQVAFMQMAALELAQFRIRVNAICPGAITTHIDQNTHREPELEAITIPVEFPKGDQPLERGPGKPDQVADLVLFLASDESNHITGTPIYIDGAESLLHG; encoded by the coding sequence GTGGCACATTCGAATGCGGTTGGTAGAGTGCGGGACAAAGTTGCGCTCGTGACGGGAGCGGGCTCAGGAATCGGCCGGGCGGCTGCGCTGAGGCTGGCGGAAGAAGGCGCCAAGGTAGCTCTGGTTGATTTGAAAGCAGACCGGGTGAGCGAGGTGAAAGGCCGGATTGAGAAGGCGGGCGGCGAAGCGCTGGCCCTGGAAGCCGACATCTCCAAGGCAGCGGATATCGAGAGTGCTGTACGCGATGCGGCGTCCAGGTGGGGACGGCTGGACATCGTATTCGCCAATGCCGGCATCAACGGCGTATTGACGCCTATTGAAACGATGACGCCGGAGGAGTGGAGTACGACGCTCGACATAAACCTGAAGGGTACTTTCCTTACGGTCAAGTATGCAATTCCGTCCTTGAAGGAAAAGGGCGGAAGTATTATCATCACCAGCTCCATCAACGGAAACCGCGTATTTTCCAACTTCGGGATGAGTGCTTACAGCACATCCAAAGCAGGGCAGGTCGCGTTCATGCAAATGGCGGCGCTTGAGCTGGCCCAGTTCCGGATCCGTGTCAACGCAATCTGTCCTGGAGCGATAACGACTCATATTGATCAGAACACGCACCGGGAGCCCGAGCTGGAGGCGATAACGATCCCCGTTGAGTTTCCGAAGGGCGATCAGCCATTGGAACGCGGACCGGGCAAGCCGGATCAGGTCGCCGATCTGGTTCTGTTCCTCGCGTCGGATGAGTCAAATCATATAACGGGAACGCCCATTTATATCGACGGCGCGGAATCGCTGCTGCACGGTTAA